Genomic DNA from bacterium:
GACCAGGATCAGATCGGCGTAATCCAGGGCCCCCGAATCGAGGAGCTCCGTCTGGTAGCTTTCGTAGAAGGCCTTTATCCGCTTCTCGTGGGCCGTGTGTGCCGGGAATTCCTCGGGCTCCACCAGGTGGTGCTTGGCCCGCTCGATGACCGTCAGGACGTCGGTGGGTTTCAGCGCGCCGGGCCCCTCGCCCGGTCCGACCAGCCGCTTGAGGATGGCCAACTGGTCGGCCTGGGTGGCGATGACGAACTCGTTCTCCCGTCCGGGGATGTGGCCGATTTCTCGCCGCAGGAGGCGGGCGCAGAAGGCGTGGAAGGTGTGAACCCATACCCGGGCGGCAGTCGCGGAGCCGGCGCGCTCACCTATGAGCGAATCCACCCGGACCCGCATCTCGGTCGCCGCCTTGTTGGTAAACGTCACCGCCAGAATCTCGTCGGGCTTGGCGTCGCCCTGGTCAATGAGATGGGCCACCCGGGTGGTAACCACCCTGGTCTTCCCGCTCCCCGCCCCGGCCAGCACCAGAAACGGCGACCCACGGTGAGTCACCGCCTGGAGCTGGATCGGGTTCAGGAAGATGAGCAGGTTGTCCATCACTCGAGTCCCGGATTACGTGTAAACCCTCGTCCACGATCGGAAACGTCCGGCCCGCGACGAGCCGCCCCCCGTTTTTCGTAAACCCACACCGCGCTCGGGCGGGTCAGAGGGGCGGCTGCTCCCAGTCGGTGGACGTCGTGGGCGGCCCCTCCTCGCCCAGGGGGGGATCACCGCCGAGCCGCTGCAGCAGCCCGATGCCCAGGAGCTTCTCGATGATCTGGAGGGTGGAAACCTCGTCAATCTCGCTGTCGGCGCAGATTGCGGCGATGCTTCGCCGGCTGTCCACCAGGGAGAGGACCTTCCACTCGTCGGCGGAGAGGTGGATCTCGTCCACCTTTCCGGCTACGTTGGCGAAGTGGAGAACGGTGTCCGGTGGTGGAAGTTCCGTCTGCAGGTCCGCCAGCTCGTCGGACCGACGGGCGGCCTCCAGAATCAGGTTCGTCGTTGAAATTTCGATGGAGCGGCGGGTGGGGTAGATGGTCGTGTCGAAGCGAAAGCGGCCGGTCTTCCAGTTTAAAAGGCTGTACGCCGCATCCTCGCCGGTCAGGTTCTTGTACGTGGCGTGGACCAGCTCTCCCTTGCGAAAGTAGAGTGTGCCTATCTCCTCACCGTGACGGATGGAGAGAGCGCCGGTCCGCTTACCCATCTGCAGCATCTGCAGGATGTCGGACAGCGAGAAGCTCTTCAGGTCACCGTCGAAGGCCATGAGCCGATTTTAGTTTATTACGCCCCCCCGGTCCGGAGGGGCACTGTGTTTTGACGACCGACGGGTGCGGCACCCACACCGTTAAACGCGCCCGTAGGGATATAAAAGAGCCGGGGATCGAAAGCCCCCGCCCACGGGGCTCCTCTCAAGCGTTCTGGTGCTGGCTAAGGGCGGCGAGAACCAGCTTTGAGATGGCCCGAAGGACGTCGAAAACGCCGACCCCCTCCGTGGCTATCGCCTCGAAGGCCGGATCGTCGCGGTGGTTGAGCTGGCGTTCCAGCTCGTCCACGGGAACGATGTTCGGCAGGTCCCGTTTGTTGTGCTGGAGTACCATGGGGAGGTCGTTGAAGTCGTAACCCTGGGAGCGGAGGTTCACCTTGAGGTTCTCCAGGCTGTCCAGATTGTCCTCCACGCGCTCGATCTGGGAATCCACCACGAAGACCAGCCCGTCCACCCCCTTGAGGATGAGCTTCCGGCTCGCGTCGTAGTGGACCTGTCCCGGCACGGTGTAGAGGTGGAAGCGGGTGGTGAAACCCTGGATGGTGCCGAGATCGAGGGGGAGGAAGTCGAAAAAGAGGGTGCGGTCGGTTTCGGTGGCAAGACTCACCAGCTTGCCCTTCGAGGCGGGGTCAATCTTCTTGTGGACGTAGAGAAGATTCGTGGTCTTACCGCACAGACCGCAACCATAATAGACGATTTTGCAGTTTATCTCTTTGCTGGCGTAGTTGATCAGTGACATCTAGGTCGTCCTTATCTCAAGGCTGGAAGCACAGGCAGGGGGCGGCACTCCCGTCCGGCACCCCGCCTCCCGGTCCTGCGGTCATTTTGAGTCGGGCTCCCATCCATCACCTACACCCACCGGGAGGAGTGGATCAATCCCGGAAGAGGTTGTCTATCTCACTCTCGGCGACGGAGGCGAAGGAGGAATCCAGGGTCCTCTGGTGTCCGGCGGCGCCGAGCTTGGTGAAGATGTTCTCGAAGACGGTGGAGAGCTCCTCCAGCGCCTTCTTGACCCGCAGGCGCACCAACCCCAGGGAGGTGCGGTTGTCGAAGACGATGACCAGAATGACCCGGCTCTGCACGACGGAGATGTGGATGGACTCCTTCTCGCCCTGGTGGAATAGGACGCTGAACTCGTCCTGCCCGAGAATCTTCGCCAGGGCGCTGGTGGCGGCGAAGTTGCCCGCCGACAGGCTGGCGAAGGCCGTCGAGTCCATGTTCGAGGTGTCGCCGTGGGAGCTGATGAGCTGCCCCGAACGGTCCACGAGGAGCACGATACGGGCGTTGGACTCCGTCAACAGGCGCGACAGGGTCTGGTTGATTATCTGGTAGTCTTCTTCAAAAAGTTCAACGATTTGAGCCATGAGGAAAGAGTCCTCCTGAAAAGGGTTGGCCCACTGTAAGTTGTCCCGAGGAGCCCAAATTCACCCGGCTTCCCTGGGACTAAAAACGCGCGGAGCCCCAGACCCGACCCCCTCCTGTCCCGGGGGCCGTTCGATCCCGAGATACCCTCACCGATGAGAGGCCATTGATGGGGTAAGTAATTATAGCAAAAAGCGTTCCGTATGTATCAACCCATTTTCCGGGGCCGCCCGCACCCTTGGGGCCCCATTTCCCCGTGGGCGTAAGGCTGAGCGGTATGCTCCATGCGAATGCCCCTAGCCCCCTCTTCCCCGGGGGTCCCTATCTCCCGGTGGACCCGTACTCCCGCCGACCCTCCAGAGCCAGGCGTAGCGAGATCTCGTCGGCGTAATCCACGTCGGCCCCGGGCGCCAGGCCGACGGCGATCCGCGTCAACGTGACGCCGAAGGGCTTCAGCAGTTCGTGGAGGTAGCTGGCGGTGGCCTCACCGGCGGTGGTGGGGCTGGTGGCCAGAATCACCTCCCGGAACGACCCCCCGGAGACCCGCCGAGCCAGCGCGTCCAGACCCAGCTCCACGGCTCCCACCCCGGCCAGGGGGTCGAAGAGCCCGCCGAGCACGTGGTACAGACCGTCGTAAACCCCCGTCTTCTGAAAGGCCTCGACGTTGTAAGGCTCCTCGACGATCAAGAGGCGGCTGGAGTCCCGCCGGGGATCGGTGCAGACCGGGCACTCGAGCGGCGTATTCTCCGAGGCCCCCTCCACCCGCTCCGCCACGTTGCCGCAGACCGAGCACAGACCGACGCGGTCCTTGAGGGCGACGACGGCCCGCGCCAACTCCACGGCCTCTTCCCGGGTCGCGCGGAGGATATGGTACCCGATCCGCTGGGCCGATTTAGGTCCCACGCCGGGCAGACGACGCAACGCCGCGAGGAGTTTCTGTAAGCTCGGGACCAAGATTACGGCTCGGACGAAAGATGCGGGGGACAAACCAACATTTTCAGGTAGGAAACTACCAGACGACTCCGCATCCTGTCAAGAGAGGGGGCCCGGACGGCCCGGTAGGGGAGTACCGACGGGACGCCCGGGCCGTTTTTTTCAGGGGAAAGCGCCCGTCACGAGGGATTCCCGACCGGATAGCCCCAGGCGCCTAGGGACCCGACGCACCGCGCGCCGGCGTCGGCCGCGGCTCGGCCCATCTCCCGGGGGGACCGCCCCCGGGCGAGGTGAAAAAGAGCCGTTCCCAGCGCCGCGTCGCCCGCCCCGGTGGGGTCCACGCACTCCGCGGACGCAGCCGGTACGATTTCCGGTTCCCCGTCGGCGACGAGGACGAGGCCGTCCGCGCCCAGCGTGAGCATGACGAGGGGATGCCGGGACGCCCCGCGCAGGGAGACCTCGAGCGGGTCGCCGCCGCCCCAGAGCATCCGGCCCTCGTCCAGGTCCGCCTTGACGAAAGCGAGGCGCGGCGAGAGCTCCTCGTACACCGCCCGCGCCCCCTCGGGCGAGGCCAGGGCGGGGCGGTGGTTGACGTCGTAGGCGACGACGGCCCGGGGGGCGGCGAGGTCCAGAATGCGGCGCACCGTCGCCCGGGTGGTCGGGTTCAGGGAGGCGAAGACACCGGAAATCAACACCACGTCCGCCCCGGCAATCGGCTCCCCGTCCAGGTCGTCGGGCGCGAGCCCCCCGCCGGCGCTGCCCTCGCGCGCGTAGCCGAACCGGCCGTAGGGACAGTCGGCCCCGATGGTGTACGCCGCGTTGAACGGCCCTCCGAGGACGACGGCGGGGCTCCACAGGCCGACGCGCTCGAGCTCGCCGCGAAGGAGCGGCAGGTGCTCGTCCTCGGCCAGGCGGCAGGCGAAGGCCGCCCGTCCCCCGGCGCGGACGAAGGCCAGGGCCGCATTAGCCGCGGCACCCCCCACACCCAAGTGGTCGGGGTGCCGGGCGTGGCGCTCCACCATCAGCTCCCCGGCGGTGAATAACAGAGGTGGTTGGGTACGATTACGCCCGCGCATCGAACCCTCCACCCTCGTCGGCCTGGAGGGCTGATTTTCGGTACAGCGCGAGCAGACCGGACCCCCCCGGGTGTGCCGGCGGGGTCCAGGCGGCGCGCCGCCGTTCGAGCTCGGATGCGTCCACCAGGAGCTCCAGCCGCCTCCCCTCCAGGTCCACCAGGACCGCGTCCCCCTCACGCACCAAGGCCAGGGGACCGCCCGCCGCCGCCTCGGGGCAGACGTGGCCCACGCACGGCCCCGCGGTGGCCCCGGAGAAGCGGCCGTCGGTGACCAGTGCCACCGCGCCGTTCAGCGTGGGGTGCTCGCGGATGGCGGCGGAGAGGTAGAAGAGCTCGGGCATCCCCGCCCCCCGGGGACCTTGACCGGCCAGGACGACCACGTCGCCGGGCCTCACCGCCCCGGTCGCCACCGCGTCGAGCGCGGCGCCCTCGGAGCCGAAAACGCGGGCCGGACCCTGGAAAAGCGTCCGCTCGACCCCGGCCGGCTTGACCACCGCCCCCCGCGGCGCCAGGTTGCCGAAGAGAACGCGGATACCACCCGGGGGGCCGAAGGGGGCGGTCACCACGAGACTCACGTAATCATCAGGCGACTCGCCGCCCTCGGCCAAAAGGGCGCTCCGATGTTGCGGGTCGTCCAGGCGGCGCCAACCTTCCAGGGCCTCGCCCCAATTCCCCGAGACCGTCCGGGCCTGTGAATCGAAGAGGCCGAGCCCGATCAGCAGCTCGACCACCGCCGGGACGCCGCCGGCCAGGTGGAAGCGGTCCGTCGGGTGCGCGCCCGCCGGACGCAGGTTGACCAGGCGGGGCACGCGCGCCGCGACGCGGTCCACCCCGCGCAGGTCGAAGGGGACGCCGAGCTCGCGGGCCAGGGCCGCCAGGTGCAAAAGGGCGTTGGTCGAACCGCCCAGCGCCGCCAGCAGGGCCACGGCGTTTTCGAGTGAACGCGCGTCGAGGAGGTCCCGGGGCGCAACACCCGCCCCGACGAGGCGCATCAGCGTTTCCGCCGACCGCCGGCAGGCCGAGAGCTGCGCGGGACTAAAAGGCGGCAGCAGCTCAGAGCCGGGGAGCGCCAGACCGAGACCCACGGCCAGGCACTGCATGGTCCCCGCCGTGCCCATGAATGCGCAGGCGCCCGGACCGGGGCAGAGCCCGCGGCTCCTCTCCTCGAACTCAGCCCCGGTCATTTTACCCCGCCGACGGGCGGCCGCCAGCTCCCCCACGTCGGCCAGGGTTCCGCCGTCGGTGGAGCGGGGCATCACCCCGCCGGGCACCAGGACGGCCGGGAGGTTTTGGCGGACCGCGGCGATGAGGTGGGCCGGGATGGATTTATCGCAGGAGGAGAGGAGGAGGACGCCGTCGGCGTGACCGCCCCGGGCGTGCAGCTCGGCGGCGAGGGCGTAGAGCTCGCGGCCCGCGAGGGAGAGGCCCCCGGCAGGCGTCCCCTGGGCCACGCCGTCGCAGATGTCGGTGCAGAAACAGCGGTAGGGCGCGCCGCCGGCGCGGCGGACCTCGTCGGCGCAAAGCTCGCTGAGTCGCAGCAGATGGGAGGAGCCGGGGTGGGTCTCCCCGGCGGAGGACTCGATCAGAATCCAGGGACGGCCGGCCTCGTCGGGGTGCATCCCCGCGGCCAGACGCAGGGGCACCGCCTCGGGGGCCGATTCACGAAAGCCGGGCAAGAAGGTCCTCCATCGCCCCCTGGAGTTTATCCCAGGCGCCGTCGCGCAGCCACTCCCGCCGCACCAGCTCCGAACCCAGCGCCACGGCGAAGGCCCCCGCCGCGAGGTACTGGGCGACCTCGCCGGGGGAGACGCCGCCGGCGGGGATCAGCCGCAGCTCCGGCAGGGGGGCGAGGAGTGCCCGCAGGTAGACGGGTCCGCCGAGCTCCCGCGCCGGGAAGATTTTCACCAAGGCCGCTCCCGCCTTGACGGCCGCGACCGCCTCGGTGGGTGTGGCCGCGCCGGGGATGTGCAGCGTACCCAGCCTCCGCGCCCGCTCCAGCAGCGCGGGGTCCGAGTGGGGCGAAACGGTGAAAGCGGCCCCTCGCCGGACCGCCTCCTCCAATATTTCGACCGATGACACGCTGGCCGCGCCGACCGGAATCCGCCCCGCCAGGGCGGCGACGACCTCGAGGGCATCGGGGCATGTCAGCGCCACCTCCAGCACCGACGCTCCCCCGGCGATGAGCGCCTCGGCGGCCGGCAGGGCCAAACCGGGCTCGGTCGTGCGGATTACCGGCACCACCCGGGCCGCGCCTATGGCCTCCACCGTTCGGGCCGTCACGTGGCCCTCGCCCTCTTTAGCGGGGCGAGCTGGTGCTCCCAGAGGAACCAGACGCGCCGCCCGAGCGCCTCCAGGTCGTTGTCGTTGATGATGACGAAATCGGCCCGCTGGACCTTGACTTCCTCGCGGAGCTGACTGTTGAGCCGCTGCCGGGCCTCGATTTCCGTCAGCCCCTCGCGCAGTAGCCGCCTGAGCGCCAGTCCCTGGGCGGCCCGGATCGCCACCACCGCGTCGAAGAGCTGGCCTATCCCCCACTCGAAGATGAGGGCCGCGTCAACCACGAAGGCCTCTGCGTCGTTCCGGTTCCGGGCCTCCTCGACGGCGGTGCGGATGCCCTCGACGAGAGGTGGGTGGATCAGGGTGTTGTAGCTGACGAGTAACTCCCTGTCCGCGAAGACCATCCTCCCCAGAAGGCCTCGGTCAATCTCGCCGCCACCGTCCAGGATGTCCCGGCCGCAGAGCTCCACCACCGCGTCCCGAATCCACGGTTCGCGGAGGAGCTTGTGCCCGAGCCGGTCCGCCTCGAAGACGTCCAGGCGGGCAATCTTGCCCAGGAGCTCGAGCGCCGTGGTCTTCCCCGAAGCCACGCCGCCTGTCCAACCAAGAGTCAGCACTCGGTATCATCCAATGGAAGTGGGCCGACGGTGTATCCGGTTACGCGCCGGCCCGCGCCATTTCCGAATCAGGGAATCAATAGGCCCGGGCGAAAATCGCCTCCCAGCGGGCATCTTTACCGCAGACCAGGCACGCGCCGCGCTCCTCGGGCTGATCGAAGGGCAGGAGCCGGATGGTCGCCTTGGTCTTGTCCTTGACCTCGTTCTCGCAGGCCGCGTCCCCGCACCAGGGGGCGTGGTAGAGGCCGCGCTTTTCCTCCAGGCCGGCGGAGAGCTCGGCCAGCGTGCCCACCCGGAAGGTGAGCCCCTCGCGGTACGCCAGGGCCTGACGGTAAAGCCCCTCCTGGATCTGGTCCAGGGTCTCCTTCGTCACCCGGGGCAGGTCCGAGACCAGCACCGGCCGCTTCTCACCCGTGTCCCGCCGGACCAGGGTCACCTGGTCCCCCTCCATGTCCCGGGGGCCCACCTCGAGACGGATCGGCACCCCGCGCAGCTCGTGCTCGGCGAATTTCCACCCCGGGCTCTTGTCCGTTTCGTCCAGCTCCACCCGGAAATCGGAGAGTATTTCGGTGACGTAGGAGCAGTAGTGGAGGGTTTCGTCCCGGGTCTTGTCGAAGAGGATGGGGACCACGACCACCTGGACCGGGGCGATACGGGGCGGCAGGCGCAGGCCGCGCTCGTCGCCGTGGGTCATCACCACGGCGCCCACCGAGCGGGTGCTCACCCCCCAGCTCGTCTGCCAGACGTGCTTCTGGGACTCGTCCTCGTCCAGAAAGGTGATGTCGAAAACCTTCGCGAAGTGCTGGCCCAGGTCGTGGGTCGTCCCGGCCTGCAGGGCGCGACCGTCCTTCATCAGCGCCTCGACGCAGAATGTGTCCCGCGCCCCGGCGAACTTCTCCGACTGCGACTTGAGCCCCTTGAGCACCGGTATCGCCAGGTCTTCGGTGTAGAACCGCTCGTAGACCTCCAGCATCTTCAGCGCCTCGTTGATCGCCTCGGCCTCGGTGCGGTGGCAGGTGTGCCCCTCCTGCCAGAGGAACTCCGTGGTCCGCAGGAAGAGCCGAGTCACCTTTTCCCAGCGCACCACGTTGGCCCACTGGTTGATGAGAAGCGGCAGGTCGCGGTAGCTCTGGACCCACTTGGAGTAGATGGAGCAGATGATGGCCTCGGAGGTGGGGCGGATGGCGACTCTCTCCTCGAGCTCCTTGTCGCCGCCGTGGGTCACCCAGGCCACCTCGGGGGCGAAGCCCTCCACGTGCTCGGCCTCCTTCGCCAGGAGGCTCTCCGGGATGAACAGGGGGAAGTAGGCGTTGACGTGGCCCGTGGCCTTGATCCGGGCGTCCAGGTAGTCCCGCATGTTCTCCCACAGGGCGTACCCGTAGGGGCGGATGACCATGCAGCCCTTGAGGATGGTGTAGTCGGCCAGCTTGGCCTGACGGACCACGTCGGTGTACCAGGCCGAGAAGTCCTCGTGGATGTCGCTGATGGCCTCTAGGGAACGCTTTTTGTCATTACTAGCTTTCGACATGCAACTCCAAAAATGGATATTAGGCGTTGTTCAAACTATTTCGTAATTCATTTATCTTCTTCTTAACACCTATTTTGTTATTTAACGAGACGGCTTTCTCGTAGTATTGTATTGCTTTTTCAGCATTTAGGTATTCGAAGCAATCACCTAATAATTTATAAAAAATCGCAGTTCCCTTTTCATCGACTTTAACATACTTAATATTTTGTAGTAATTTTTCTTCAAATATTCCAACTGATTCTAAAGTCGGTGTAACTTTCTCATTCTTAAAAAACTTCTTCAAAACCCAAGGATTATACAATACGGGGAAATCTAACTCCCATTTAAAAACATTAATAACTTCAATCTTATCAATGCACACAGTCACACTACCACGTCTACTATATAACCTCACTTTGTCTTTACATAAATCATCTGCTATATAACTAATTGTTGGTTTCATCCACTCGACCTTCCTCATATCAACATTAAAAAGAATCGCTTTACTTGTATCATATGAATCACCACCCGCAGTTATACTAAGGGCATACTTACCATCACTTGATATGTAGCTTTCTAAGAGATTGCATGCAGTTTTAAATTCAATTATTATATTACCACCTGAATCTAAAATATATACAACACCTTCCCTTTTAGTATAACCAAATAGCCAATCATGAACAATAACAATTCCATTATTCGAAACGTTAGCATCATTGGGTCTCTCAATTTCCTTAATGAATAGTATTTTACCATTATGCGCCAACAAAATTCTCCCATTTCCGAAATCACGTGCTCCTCCAATCGATATCTTATCAGAATTAAAACCGTCCATAGTTGCAACTAAATATTGTTTATCTACTGATACTTGATACCTGCCAATGAAATCAATTTCATCAATTATTAGCATATCATCAATGAACTTAACTCCCATTTCTATTCTCCTTCGCCGGTCTTGTCTATTATGACGTAGACGCGCTCGCCCTCGGCGGCCAGCCCCAACCGCTCCCGTACGAGCTTCTCCAGGAACGCGTCGTCCGCCCCGAGCTTATCCAAGAGCTCCCGGTAGTGCCCAGCCGTCTCCAGGGCCTCGTTGTACCGCTGGTGAAGCTGTTCTTTCTCCTCCTCGAGCTCCCCCAGTCGGAAGAGGCTGGCATGGGAACCCAAGAGGAAATACGCCAGGAGCGCCGCGGCTATGATGGCCAGCAGCCACCAGCGCCGCCGGAGCCAGGGCCGGCCGTCGGCGCGGCGATGGGTCTTTTCCAGCCGGGAAGTCATGGCGAGCGTCAACCCCCATTATACCACAATCCGGCGCGGGGGGCCCCACCTGTGGTAGACTGGTTTGCGCGCGAGTCAGGGGAGGCAGAATGGAAACCGTTTTCGTCGCGGTGGACCCGGAGTTCGTCGGGCGCCAGTTGAAAATCGAGAACGACCCCCTGGGGCGGATCGCCCGCCGGCTGCCCGGGATAAAGCTCGCCTTCATCCGCAGCGCGGCCCTCGCCGAGCACCTGGCGACGCTGAACGAGCCCGCCGCCCTGGCGTACTACCGGAGCCGGACCGGGGAGGTCCGCCCGGCCCGGGTGAACCCCGACGACTTTCCGGACCGTCTCTCGGCGATGCTGGCCGGGACCGCCGCGGCCGCCGGAGCGCCCTTCGTCCTCACCGACAACCAGGAGCTGACCCACCTGCCGTACCACGGCGGGCGGTTCGTGGACGAGTGGGACCTCGCGGACGCCCTCGGCGCGGGCGAAGCCGTCGAGCCGCTCGTGGCGGGGCAGAAAACCGAGTCCGTGTACAAGTGCGCCGACGAGATCCAGTGTAACATGCTGGTCAGCCTCCTGGAGAGCGAGGCCATCCCCTGCCTGGTCAAGAGCCAGGAGGTGACGTCCCTGGACGGGCTGTTGGCCACGGGGGCCGGATTCTGGGCCGACCTCCACGTCTTCGCCGGGGACGCCGATCGGGCCAGGCGGCTCATCGGGGAGTTCCTCGCCGCCGGGACGGAGGAATGAGGGAACCGGGTCCTTTAAAAAATGCGACACCGTCCCCCGGGACGGTTTTTTCGAGGATGACCCGCGTCCGCCTACCGTCCGCCCTCCTCCGGGCTCTCGCCGGCGAGCCCCTGGAGGCCGGTGGTGAACTCGCTCGCGCCGGCGGAGAAGCTCCCCTCCCCCTCCTCGGGAGGGCCGAAATCCTTCAGGTACGGAATGCGCCAGTTCTCGGTGTAGCAGCCGTTGGCGCGGAGCAGGTCCCCCAGGCTGCACACGAAGCTGCCGTTTATGGCCGCGTAGGCGCGGTAGGCGGGGTTGGCGAAGCCGTCGCCCTCGTAGGGGACTATCTGCACCGTCCGGGCCCGGCTCAGGCGCACCTTGCCCGTGCAGAAGTTGATCACCGAGTAGTAGTCTATGCCGGTGCCGCAGAAGCGGCTGAAGAGGTAGAGGTTGTAGCGCTCGCCCAAAACGCGGGCGCACTCCCGGGTCAACAGGCGCTTGCCCCAGTACGGGGCGCTCCCCTCGGCGTCGGCCACCGCCTGGTCCACGTCGGCGCAGACGGCGGAGTAGTTCACGAACCAGGCCACCACCTCGAGGTCGGCCTCGATCACCTCGTCCACGATTCGGCGCTGGAGCTCCGCGGCCCGGACGGGATCGAGCTCCCGCAACAGCGCCAGGTAGTAGGTGGCGTAGTAGAGGTCGAAGACGGCGCTGGAGCTGTACTCCTCCGCCTGCTCGTACCGGCTGGCGGCCCGCTCCTGCTCCTTCTTCCAGCGCTCGTAGCCCTTCTGGTACGCCTCCCGTTCCTCGGGGGTCAACCGGGCCAGCTCCGCCTCCGAGAGAACCCGGAACTCCTCCTCGGGGAGCCGCTCCACGTCGAGGCTGGCGACGTCGCCGGAGCGCACGGTGCGGCGCAGGTCGGGCACCTCGCGCAGGCTGTCGAAGTGGAAGGAATCGTGGGGGTGCTCCGGGGGCGGGGCGTCGGGGTCGTCGGAGGGCTCGGGCGCCTCCGGCGGCTCGAAGTACTCCAGGGCCCGCCTGTTGATGATCATCTCCTCCACCGCCCGGTAGACGGCCCCGGCCACCGCGGAGGGCTCCGACGCGTAACGCAGGGTGACGTCCTTTAAAATTTCATAGGCCTGCTTGTGCAGCCCGGAAAGGTACTTGGCCACCGCCAACCGGATGCGCACCAGGTCCTGATCCTCTCCGGAGTAGCGGCCCAGGAGCCCCTCGAAGGCCCCGGCCGCTTCGGCGTACCGGCCCGCCTCGAGCAGGTCCTCGGCGGAATCGAGCCCCGCCACGGTCGGAGCCCCCCCTCCACCGGGAGAGGTCCCCGCCGCGACCTCCTGGGCGCCGGCGGCATTGCCGACGGCGAAGGCGAGGACGGCCGCTGGAATCAGTTTGAACCACATCGGTTCCCCAATTATAGCCCACACGAGGGTGATGACAAGGGGCGGTTCGGACCGCCCCTCCGACTCCGGGAAGAGCCCCCGTCCCGTCGCTTAACGCCTGCCGGCGAGCAGGTTGCCGACTAAGTATCCCAGGGGAATGGTCGCGATGGAGAGGGAGGCCGCCGTGATGAGCCACTCCGCCCCGATGAAGATCGCCGCGAAAAAGAGGACGAACCAGACCGCCCCGAGGACGATCCCACCCAGGCAACCGGAATCCTTAAAGTCCCCCGACGCCATCCTACACCTTCTTGGTCATCCAGCGCCCGCGGCGGAACCAGAGCGCCACGAAGATCCCCTCGAATATCTGGCTCAGCATCACCGCCGCCCAGACGGCGAAGTCGTGGAAATGGAAGACATGAATCATGAGGAGGGCGACGGGCACCTTGACCGCCCAGTTGGCCAGAATCGCGCCCCACATGGGCGGGGCGGTGTCCCCGGCCCCCCGGAACCCACCTCCGAAGGTCCAGGCCAGGGAACCGAAGATGCCGCCCAGGCCGATGAATATCAAATAGTGGTAGGCCATGTCCAGCACGCGCCGGTTGGCCAGCGCGTCCAGGACGGGTCGGGTCAGCTTGAAGCCGCCGGCCTTGAGGAGCCCGACCACCCGCCAGGGGAGGCCGGAGCCGTTCGCCCTGACGAATGCGACCAGCCGTTGCGCCGCCGCGGCCACCGGCACCGGCGTCGAGTCGCTCTGGAGGAACACCTGCGCCAGGTCCCGCCCGAAGACGATGTAAACCGTGGCCAGGAAGCAGCCGATCATCAAGCCGAAGATCGCCGCCTTCTGGGCCGCCTCCCTGGCCCTCAGCGGCTCGCCGCGACCGAGGAACTGGCCGACGAGCGGGGCCGGCGCCGCCATCAGCCCGTTGGACAAAAATTGCCCGAAGATGAGCGTGGACATCCCGATGGTGAAGGCGGTGGCCACCAGGTTCACCACCCGCCCGTCGGGGAGGTACGTCTTTAGGCTCGACGCCAGGGCGATCATGATGACG
This window encodes:
- the proS gene encoding proline--tRNA ligase, encoding MSKASNDKKRSLEAISDIHEDFSAWYTDVVRQAKLADYTILKGCMVIRPYGYALWENMRDYLDARIKATGHVNAYFPLFIPESLLAKEAEHVEGFAPEVAWVTHGGDKELEERVAIRPTSEAIICSIYSKWVQSYRDLPLLINQWANVVRWEKVTRLFLRTTEFLWQEGHTCHRTEAEAINEALKMLEVYERFYTEDLAIPVLKGLKSQSEKFAGARDTFCVEALMKDGRALQAGTTHDLGQHFAKVFDITFLDEDESQKHVWQTSWGVSTRSVGAVVMTHGDERGLRLPPRIAPVQVVVVPILFDKTRDETLHYCSYVTEILSDFRVELDETDKSPGWKFAEHELRGVPIRLEVGPRDMEGDQVTLVRRDTGEKRPVLVSDLPRVTKETLDQIQEGLYRQALAYREGLTFRVGTLAELSAGLEEKRGLYHAPWCGDAACENEVKDKTKATIRLLPFDQPEERGACLVCGKDARWEAIFARAY
- a CDS encoding septum formation initiator family protein, encoding MTSRLEKTHRRADGRPWLRRRWWLLAIIAAALLAYFLLGSHASLFRLGELEEEKEQLHQRYNEALETAGHYRELLDKLGADDAFLEKLVRERLGLAAEGERVYVIIDKTGEGE
- a CDS encoding DUF2007 domain-containing protein, which translates into the protein METVFVAVDPEFVGRQLKIENDPLGRIARRLPGIKLAFIRSAALAEHLATLNEPAALAYYRSRTGEVRPARVNPDDFPDRLSAMLAGTAAAAGAPFVLTDNQELTHLPYHGGRFVDEWDLADALGAGEAVEPLVAGQKTESVYKCADEIQCNMLVSLLESEAIPCLVKSQEVTSLDGLLATGAGFWADLHVFAGDADRARRLIGEFLAAGTEE